One Salvia splendens isolate huo1 chromosome 22, SspV2, whole genome shotgun sequence DNA segment encodes these proteins:
- the LOC121786936 gene encoding E3 ubiquitin-protein ligase RNF38-like, whose translation MAETTAAAARFPSIEKCDLSSSNRHSIAADLDGTLLISRSSFPYFMLMAIEVGSLLRGLILLLAFPLIAVAYVSRSDTPSFSSTTPNSVLPSISIVEGNVVDEMERRIQRLEAIAADYLARLNRAWLLMSQFETRHYSNADVVDDGQLDDCCICLERLHRGLVATLHCRHEFHRGCIGRWLRRGHNFCPLCRHDLCTHSF comes from the exons ATGGCTGAAACCaccgcggcggcggcgcgctTCCCCTCAATTGAGAAATGCGACCTCTCCAGCTCGAACCGCCACTCAATCGCGGCGGATCTCGACGGAACGCTCCTGATCTCCCGCTCCTCCTTCCCTTACTTCATGCTCATGGCGATCGAGGTCGGCAGCCTCCTCCGCGGCCTCATCCTCCTACTCGCCTTCCCGCTCATCGCCGTCGCCTACGTCTCCAGATCCGACACGCCTTCGTTCAGCTCCACCACGCCCAACAGCGTGCTCCCCTCCATCTCCAT TGTGGAAGGCAACGTTGTTGATGAGATGGAGAGGCGAATACAGCGGCTGGAGGCGATCGCCGCCGACTACCTTGCGAGGTTGAATCGGGCATGGCTGCTTATGTCTCAATTCGAGACGCGTCACTACAGCAACGCCGACGTTGTTGATGATGGACAATTAGATGACTGCTGCATATGTCTCGAGCGTCTGCACCGTGGGCTCGTTGCGACTTTACACTGTCGCCACGAGTTTCACAGGGGCTGCATAGGGAGGTGGCTCCGCCGTGGCCACAATTTCTGCCCCCTCTGCCGCCACGACCTTTGCACCCATTCATTCTAG
- the LOC121786225 gene encoding serine/threonine/tyrosine-protein kinase HT1-like, which translates to MKNFQWLKQIANTHSKLERRLSLGEYKRAISWSKYLISSGAEIKGGGEEEWSADMSQLFIGNKFASGRHSRIYRGVYKQRDVAIKLISQPQEDGDLASFLEKQFTSEVALLFRLRHPNIISFIAACKKPPVFCIITEYYPGGSLRKYLHQQGPHSLPHDLVLRLALDIAHGMQYLHARGILHRDLKSENLLLDEDMCVKVADFGISCLETQCGSAKGFTGTYRWMAPEMIKEKHHTKKVDVYSFGIVMWELLTALIPFDDMTPEQAAFAVCQKNARPPLPSTCPAAFTRLIRRCWSSNPDKRPHFDEIVSILESYSESLGRDPEFFSSYEPSEGYALARCIPKCIAARRSPSVGT; encoded by the exons ATGAAGAATTTCCAGTGGCTGAAGCAGATAGCGAACACGCACAGCAAGCTGGAGAGGAGGCTGTCGCTTGGGGAGTACAAGCGAGCGATTTCATGGTCGAAATACCTAATTTCTTCGGGAGCAGAGATCAAGGGCGGAGGTGAGGAGGAGTGGAGCGCTGACATGTCGCAGCTCTTCATCGGCAACAAATTCGCCTCCGGCAGGCACAGCAGGATCTACAGAGGCGTCTACAAGCAGAGAGATGTCGCGATTAAGCTCATCAGCCAGCCTCAGGAAGATGGAGATTTGGCTTCATTTTTGGAGAAACAGTTCACTTCTGAAGTTGCTCTCTTGTTCAGGCTCAGGCACCCCAACATCATCTCT TTCATTGCAGCATGTAAGAAACCCCCAGTATTTTGTATTATCACAGAGTACTATCCCGGTGGGTCCCTTAGAAAGTACCTCCACCAGCAAGGGCCGCATTCACTCCCCCATGACCTCGTTCTGAGGCTGGCACTTGACATTGCGCACGGCATGCAGTATCTTCATGCTCGGGGGATTCTTCATCGGGATCTTAAATCCGAGAACCTTTTGCTCGATGAGGATATGTGTGTCAAGGTAGCGGATTTTGGCATCTCATGTTTGGAAACACAGTGTGGCAGTGCCAAGGGATTCACGGGCACCTATCGCTGGATGGCCCCGGAAATGATCAAGGAGAAACACCACACGAAGAAAGTCGATGTGTACAGTTTTGGCATTGTAATGTGGGAGCTGCTAACTGCGTTGATACCTTTTGACGACATGACTCCTGAACAAGCAGCGTTTGCAGTATGCCAGAAG AATGCAAGGCCGCCGCTGCCTTCTACGTGCCCTGCAGCATTTACCCGTCTCATCCGCCGTTGCTGGTCGAGCAATCCAGACAAGCGGCCGCATTTTGATGAGATTGTAAGCATACTCGAGAGCTACTCTGAGTCTCTGGGGCGAGACCCGGAATTTTTTTCCTCGTACGAGCCGTCGGAGGGATATGCTCTTGCAAGGTGCATTCCGAAGTGTATCGCCGCTCGTCGATCCCCGTCGGTCGGGACATGA
- the LOC121788104 gene encoding peroxisomal membrane protein PEX14-like, whose amino-acid sequence MATPPSDSPPSSEPGKPPNPVSVEPSNGGNLDTKVEAVRESSPTSVFVNSEPIREEQVQNAMKFLSHPKVRGSPVMYRRSFLERKGLTKEEIDEAFRRVPDTMPDASTTQPAVSSQDGQIKTSLNVQQQPPTQLLQSAVVAPVGSAAKIGMLSQFHWYHAILAVGFLAVSGAGTAVFLKKSVVPRLKSWIRKVASEEDEEGLIKKNDAKPTVAEEAAAAAKAAAVAAADVARASQEMLTTKREEKRCFEELLSMLNAQVREMKSMSNSIQKLESGQGVNGRIALDEQDNQRFLGTSSRQPYTNGKTDTESRSVRSTSPPVSAEPPHPKSYMEIMSMIQRGEKPSNIREINDAPPNPNQPLTNPRAAPRPKPWEVSQPQNTSVNNYSSQESSNGTTYTFQDNQPNGDDGVPWWQKKNVRITEVESSEEHNFGSSNMPAANDRPLQRSWVPPQPPPVVIPEAAMAIRQPKKAASQAEPMNDDQFLARSGDATDELQKITRYSETAGGSMEASSGFSDPSSTEIQREEDNGSYLET is encoded by the exons ATGGCGACTCCTCCGTCTGACTCTCCGCCGAGTTCCGAGCCCGGAAAGCCGCCAAACCCAG TCTCTGTAGAACCATCAAATGGTGGTAATCTAGACACAAAGGTAGAGGCTGTGAGGGAGAGTTCGCCCACTTCAGTATTTGTGAACTCAGAACCAATTCGGGAAGAGCAAGTACAAAATGCAATGAAGTTTCTCTCCCATCCAAAAGTTAGGGGGTCCCCTGTCATGTATAGAAGGTCGTTTCTTGAGAGGAAGGGTCTCACAAAAGAAGAGATTGATGAAGCCTTTCGGCGTGTTCCT GATACAATGCCGGATGCGTCAACAACGCAGCCAGCTGTCTCTAGTCAAG ATGGGCAGATAAAAACTTCGTTAAATGTTCAACAGCAACCTCCAACACAATTACTGCAGTCAGCAGTTGTTGCACCTGTGGGAAGCGCAGCGAAAATTGGGATGCTCTCCCAATTCCACTGGTATCATGCTATACTTGCTGTGGGATTTCTAGCTGTATCAGGTGCTGGAACTGCAGTATTTCTCAAg AAATCTGTTGTCCCCAGGTTGAAGTCATGGATTCGTAAGGTTGCATCGGAAGAAGATGAGGAGGGCCTGATAAAGAAAAATGACGCAAAACCAACTGTAGCAGAAGAAGCTGCAGCTGCTGCAAAAGCTGCTGCTGTTGCTGCAGCTGACGTAGCTCGAGCCAGTCAAGAGATGTTGACAACGAAAAGAGAAG AGAAAAGATGCTTTGAGGAGCTTCTCAGTATGTTAAATGCTCAAGTACGTGAGATGAAATCAATGAGCAATTCAATACAGAAGTTGGAAAGTG GACAAGGCGTAAATGGGAGGATTGCTCTGGATGAACAGGACAACCAAAGGTTCTTGGGAACCAGTTCAAGG CAACCCTATACCAATGGCAAGACAGATACTGAATCACGTTCAG TAAGATCTACCTCTCCACCCGTGTCTGCGGAACCTCCTCACCCTAAGTCGTATATGGAG ATAATGTCGATGATACAGAGAGGGGAAAAACCATCGAATATAAGG GAGATCAACGATGCTCCGCCAAACCCCAATCAGCCACTAACAAATCCACGTGCAGCACCGAGGCCAAAG CCTTGGGAGGTTAGTCAACCACAGAATACCTCTGTCAACAATTACTCGTCTCAAGAGAGCAGCAACGGAACAACCTACACTTTCCAAGACAACCAACCGAATGGAGATGACGGAGTCCCTTGGTGGCAGAAGAAAAACGTCAGAATCACAGAAGTGGAATCCAGTGAGGAACATAACTTTGGATCTTCCAACATGCCTGCAGCTAATGACCGGCCACTTCAGAGGTCTTGGGTGCCTCCGCAGCCACCTCCTGTGGTGATACCTGAAGCAGCTATGGCCATACGCCAGCCTAAGAAGGCTGCATCTCAGGCAGAGCCAATGAATGACGACCAATTCTTAGCTCGTTCAGGAGATGCAACTGATGAGCTGCAGAAAATCACCCGATACTCCGAGACTGCAGGTGGGTCCATGGAGGCTAGTTCCGGGTTTTCAGACCCTTCGTCTACTGAGATACAAAGGGAGGAGGATAATGGCTCATATCTGGAGACCTAA